The sequence acGGACTTTTTATTGGGAGGTGAAAATAAACTTTTAGATTTGAAAAGAAACTTTTGTGACAGCAttttaggtattttatccttGAGTGTTCTTCCAAAAGGAAGCACATTTCTTTTATCTCCCACCAGATGAGATCCTGTAGGAGGAGAAGGTGTCAGTTTCTTCCTTCCCACCTGGATCCTTTTGGTGGTTCTATGCAGAGGGTTACAGATCCCTCTAGGATCTCACTTAGGCCTGCTGTTTGAGCAGGGGTGTGTACCCCGGGCTCCAGCCACCAAGAACGACTTACTGTTCCTTCGAAGCACCTCTTACATTCTTCCATGCCTTTGCACTCGTTCTCACTTAGGCCTGGAATATCTTCTCTTCCCAGTAAACATCTGCTTTACCTTAAATACCCCTCTCGAACGTTCTCTTCTGGGAGGCAGCTCTGTGTGGTCCTCCCTCTCGGTAATAGCTGTCTGCCTCCGTGTTCCTAATGCCCTCGCTGTGGTCCATGCCTCTGTTGAAGTCCTCAGCAGGGTATTTTgtaatcgtgtgtgtgtgtttaatccaGTCTCATTTCTCCTACTGTTAAGTTCCTTGATGGCAGGGACTCTCACTTTTTGTATTCCTGGGCCTTGCACAAAACAAGATTTACTCCAAAATCATGGAGTAAATGCTTAGCacaggtttgttgaatgaataaattaggtAATTTACTTGAGGTGAGTATTTTTCAGAAGAGACATCCCTCATGATTAGAGCTATAGGTAAGGATGGGGTTGCCGCACTGAACCCTAGGGGTGCTGTTCACCTTGCTCTGGGAACGGTGCGTCTGCAATTGGGCAGTACGCAGTCCATGCAATCACAAGTAGCCGTTTTGGGTGAGGGTCACCACACTTTTAAAAGTGTGACCCAGGGAGAACTTCCTGCCTACTCCCCCTTCTTTTACCCTAATTTCTTTACCTGTGAGATGGGCTGATGTCCTAAATAGTAAAGTGACCAAGTAAAACTAAGACAACTGCTAAACTTTCCCATATATGTGAGTCACTGTGTCCAAAGATCAAAAAGGAGCTTTGAGTCCCAGTGACATGCTTGTTTTTGGACACGTGATGAGTTGGTTAAGAACCCTAGAAGTACAGTGTTTTCTTGGTCGttcttgtatttgtttttttttaatcaaaataatattacaGAGGCCTGAAAGAAAATATCCAAAAGAAAAGAGTGACCCCTGATCCTGTCACCCTAGCTTGTCCCCTTCCAGCCTTGGCCCACGTGCACACTGACACACATCACAAAGTTTTACTAGAGAATGCACATACAActatgttctatttctttctcttaacaTATTGTGTCAACATAGCTCCATATTGTTCAGATGGCTTGCAGCACTTATTTTAAATCACTGCACAAAAGTCTGCTGAGTTCCTTATACCCTCCTCCTTTTCAAATGTGAAAAGCCTAGAACTCTTGCAGTGGGATATTGATCAGAACAGTCTCTTTCATGTGGTAAGATTCCCCTCTGCTGGAACTTGAATTTGTTTTATCTACTGAAGATGCTTAAAAGAGAGTGCAGTTTTCACATCTGTGGcgtaaatgtttttttctgatcAGGTGCCCATTCTTAGTGGGGTGATGAGGGAAGGGGACCTGCATCTGGGCACTTGCTGAAGTGATGTTGTGTGTCTGCAGCAGGGGCAGGGCCGGGTTGTAGGGTAACTGAGTGTCTTGTCCCCAGAACCTGTGGACAAAGTGGCTGCCCTGCGGGAGTTCCGGGTGCTGCACGCTGCCCTGCACAGCAGCTCCTCCTACAGGGAGGCGGTGAGTATGTGCCCAGCCCCTGCGAGACGCTTGCCAGGCCTGCTGGAGAAGGGTTGAACTCGAGTGGTGTAGAGAGGGAGCTGGAAGCCAGTTGCCATGGCTCCCAAGAGTTCCTTGGGGAGTTTTTGCCATGTCTGTGGGTCTCAGTAGAGCCCTATCTTCCCCCAAAGAGGCTCTCAGCTAGGCATTGTTGATTCCCTCTAATGATAATGATACAACCTCTCCTGACAttggcctcatggaatgaataTGGTTACAGCAAAGGATGCATGTACTGTTTCTGCTGGGCCTCATTCTTTGACTTTGGCTGAACTGCCTGCCCCCCACTCCTTACCAGGATTTCCTCACTGGGAAAATGCACTGATGTCTTTCTATAGGAGAGTCGATAAGCAAGATTAATACAGCTGCAAACTTCCCAATATATGTAATTGTGTGGAGATTGAAAAGGACTTTTGGGATCTAGAGAAACCTTTGTTATTGGGCTTATAATGAGAGCTTTTATTTTGGAAGCACTAGAACTGTAAATGGGGGAAAAGACCAGAGATTGAAGGTTTATTGTGATCTTGCTTTTATATTGTTTGTTTCTCCTCCAGTAAGCCATGATCTCAGAGAAAAAAGAGGTTCATCTGTTTCCTGGGGCTACTGTCCCATTGCGGTGGTGTATGTGCAAGCACTTAGAGGGAGGAAGTACTTCAGCAGAGCGTGGGTATTTGCTGAGTGCATTGAGCTACTTGGAGTGCTCAGCCCTCCCCACTTCTCTTGCAGGTCTTTAAGATGCTCAGCAATAAGGAATCTCTGGATCAGATCATTGTGGCCACCCCAGGCCTCAGCAGTGACCCCATTGCTCTTGGTAAGTGCAAGGCTGAGCTTAAGGAAATAGGAGCTGTTGGAGAAGGAGAAACCAGGAGGAGGCAATGACCTTAAGGAACCTTTGACCATCTTGTGAAGAATCATTGGTCTTGTGGCTGGAGGGGGAGTAATCCAGATGGATTCCATACACCCAGCCCTCCAAGAGTTGTCAGTCCCGCAGCGAAAATATGGCCTAACTAACATCAGAAATGAGACTATGAGGAAGCCATGTGAGGGCAGCTGTTAGCCCAAACCACAGCCATCAGGGAACACTTCATGCACACCTTGATGGATAAGGGAAGAACCCAGAGATAAGGGGAAAAGAGGCTGGTGTAGTGGTACACAGCATGTAACCTAAGTGCGGGGGGCAAGTAGGGAGCAAGATGGAGAGCACGTGGTTGTGCTGCTGGGGCTTTGTGTCCCCCGCTTCTCGTGAGGGCTGCTTTGTAGTCTTGTCCCTGTTAAGCCGGTCGCTCTGAGGCCTGAAGTCTCTTCTCCCCACTGGATCTGGCTAAATTTCCAGTCTCTGAGGTGAGCCCTGTTCTCCTTCAGGGGTTCTCCAGGACAAGGACCTcttctctgtctttgctgatcCCAACATGCTTGATACGTAAGTATACCCATCTTATTAAGGGGACCCTATCTCTCCTCATGTTCGGGCCAGAAACCTAATCGTCGCCCTGTATTCTGCTCTTGGAGCCCATCCCCCAAATCTGTCTTCTAAATGTGTCAGGAGGTGAGAAGGAGCAAGGGCTATGGGGGGAATGACAAAGCCCAAGGGCAGGGGCATGCAGAGATGTTGGGATGAAGCAGGGTTCTGAGAGAGGTGGCTTTACAGGCCAAGCTCAGTTTAGATCTCATTCAGTAGATATTAGGGAGCCTTTGAAGGATTTTAACCTGGGAAAGAAACAGGTATACGTACATACACCCcaaaattttagagctggaagggatagTAGAGGTTGTGTCCCCTTATTTGCAAGTGAAGAAAACAGCCAAAGCCTGGAAAGAGAAGGGACCTGTCAAAGATTGCCCAGTGAAGTAGTGGTGGAGTCAAGACCAGAAACTGACCCCTGAGCCTCCTGGGCTGTGCATGTCCCATCATGCATTGCCGGAGGGGAAGGTGAAGCATCTGCAGGGGGTTCCGGGGGCGAAGGCCTTGCTGTTGCTGGGGACAGAGCAGCAGGAGCACAAGCCGACTGGAGGGAGGTGCTGAAGACTGGGAAATTGAAGGGCAGGCGTGGGTAACTTGATTGTTGTGAGGGGCACCCAGAATTCTGTCATGGCCAAGGGTGCTCTTTCCTTCTTAGTCACCCTTGGGTTTCTTCCTGCCCCATCTCAGGTTAGTGCCTGCTCACCCGGCTCTGGTCAATGCCATTGTCTTGGTTCTGCACTCGGTGGCAGGCAGCACCCCGCTGCCGGGGGCCGACTCCTCTTCCCGGGGCATGCCCTCCAGCTCGTACCGGGATATGCCAGGTGAGCCCCAGGACAGTGGAACGCAGGCCTCCTCGGGAGCGGGCAGTGGTCCAGGGGTTTGCTTTACTCAGCAGCTATGTATAGTGCTGGCAGAGGGCGTTCCTCGGGAACTCTCCGTTTGAGTCAGGGAGTGCATCTGTCCTGTAATTTTCCAAGGGGAGAGATGAAAATATGAATTTGGAGAGTAACTAGAGCTGAGATTCTGGAGCTGTGCCTGTGCCTTTCTGTTcctcctcctgaaatctgttctcCCTCCTCCAGGTGGCTTCCTGTTTGAAGGGCTCTCTGATGATGAGGATGACTTTCACCCAGTAAGTGGCCTGGCTGCCTGCCATTTGGGGGAGTTGGTGCTGGGGATGTACCCCTCCCTGGGACCTGGCACGCCCCAGCTGGGAGGTGATCGGAGGCCCTTTGGTGACCCAGCTATGTCATACTATTGCTGTCTGAACCTGGCAGCTTGGGGAGGTTCCCCAAGAGCTGTTTGTGGAGCGGGGGTGGGGTTCACCTGAGAATGTCACAGGGCTGCTTCCCTGATTCTTGGTGCCTCTCCTGTTCAGAGCGCCAGGTCCACGCCCTCGAGCAGCACACCCAGCTCCCGCCCAGCTTCCCTGGGGTACAGTGGAGCTGCCGGGCCCCGGCCTATCACCCAGAGCGAGCTGGCCACCGCCCTGGCCCTGGCCAGCACTCCGGAGAGCAGCTCTCACACGCCAACTCCTGGCACCCAGGTATGGAGAGAGGGCGGGAAGATGAAGGCCAG comes from Balaenoptera ricei isolate mBalRic1 chromosome 2, mBalRic1.hap2, whole genome shotgun sequence and encodes:
- the LOC132359236 gene encoding ubiquitin-like protein 7; amino-acid sequence: MSLSDWHLAVKLADQPLAPKSILRLPETELGEYSLGGYSISFLKQLIAGKLQESVPDPELIDLIYCGRKLKDDQTLDFYGIQPGSTVHVLRKSWPEPDQKPEPVDKVAALREFRVLHAALHSSSSYREAVFKMLSNKESLDQIIVATPGLSSDPIALGVLQDKDLFSVFADPNMLDTLVPAHPALVNAIVLVLHSVAGSTPLPGADSSSRGMPSSSYRDMPGGFLFEGLSDDEDDFHPSARSTPSSSTPSSRPASLGYSGAAGPRPITQSELATALALASTPESSSHTPTPGTQGHSSGTSPMSSGVQSGTPITNDLFSQALQHALQASGQPSLQSQWQPQLQQLRDMGIQDDELSLRALQATGGDIQAALELIFAGGAP